Genomic segment of Arvicola amphibius chromosome 7, mArvAmp1.2, whole genome shotgun sequence:
CCTCAGGACACCCATGACTGAGGCAACATCAGAAAGGAGTGATGATGGTGCTcggccagaggccttgaaccagaccaaagTGACTCACTGCGGTGAACATTTTGTGGGTGGAGCTGATGGGACAAAAAAAGTATACTGCGTGACGCATTGCAGCCCCCACCGTCATggatgaagaggtgttggaaagacagaggagtAAGGTGGGgggattttgtcttgtttttaattcttttagagGGGAATATTGCAGGAGTGATGGGAGGATATGGAAAGACTGGGAGATGAGTGGAATTGGGGTAAgtgatgtaaaattcccaaagaatcaataaagaattatcttatgggagccaattacattcaaactacacggatgcatttttattctttttcctcaaaaataataaaggaaattaatttcAATCTTCTTTTagttataaataaaatcttgACTCCATTTCCCTAAAaggtgtgtgtttgagtgtgtgtgagtgtgtgtgtgtgagtgtgtgtgtgtgtgtgtgtgtgatacaacGGTAAGAAAAACAACTAGGTAATTGTCAAAATCAAAATCCAGggactggtgaggtggctcaaaAGTGCTTGATAAACAAATATGATGATATGAGTTCAGTCCCCACATCCCACAGTAGAAAAAGAAgagccaactcctgaaagctgtcctctaacaTCCATACATGTGCCCtggctgtgcacacatgcacacacacacacacacacacacacacacaccacatcatgtACAATAATAGTTAATAAATACAGACAATATCCAGGGCTGAGGGAGGTGATTGAATCAGTAAAGTGTCTTCCATCTAAGCACAAAGAACTGAGTTcagaagactgtctcaaaaaaataaggcaggAAGTGATTGGGGAAGACACCCAAAGACccccactcacacatgcacacatgtgagccCTCACctacatgtacatacactcacatgaacatatacatatatatacacaaaactaGTCAAACAAGAAACAACCAAACTAGCCAAACAAGAAGAataattcctttttcttctctccatgattttcttatttatcaaacatcactcaaatatatatttaaaatataaacatagagTTTTAATTCTAAGCATTTTCTTGTGGACTGATGTCTATAGAACCTTCATTCCTTTAACTCGCTTGCATTTGTGGGAATGTACACAAGTCTTTGTAGGAAATAAAAGAGCCTTGAGTGAATGTGTAAAGAgcagatgaagtcctgagtgaaccagcattattattattggcaTGGGCATAGTCATGTCAAGGACCAATACATCAGACCACATGAATAGCAAAGTCTTCCCCCTGGGGTGTGGCTCAAAGGGACGGCAAAGCCTCCCTCTGGTCAGAGTCTAAATGTTGACAgtgtgtatgagtgcaggtgTTTATGAATGATTAATCACTGTGCAAAACCTAGCAACCATGGCTTTCTCATCCCAGATGTTGCAGCCTAGAATTCTCACTTACAGAGACCCGCTATGGAGTCTAGCTAACCCCTCCCCTTGTGCTATCCATAAGAAACATGCTGAAGTTTCAGGAGGTTGCGTAGCTAGTACCACTCCACCAGAGTGAACACCATCACTGCCCACATTACtattgttttcctgtgtgtgtccaTCGCTTCTTCACTCCCTTATCACCGCAGTCAGGTTTCCACGACCATGCTAGACATGGCAGATTTCAGTGTAGGAAACTAAAACCATATGGTGCCATAGCGTTTCCATTTGGATTCTCCTTGTGCATTGCTCTAGGACAGTGgttttcaatcttcctaatgctgtgaccctttaatacggttccccATGATGTGGTGACCatgaaccataaaattattttcatttctacttcataactgtaattttgctacttttatgaattctaatgtaaatatctggtatgtagTATATTTGGTATGTGGCCCCTCCAAAGAGggtgcgacccacaggttgagaatcacagcTTTAGTGAAAGAAACCTATTTTTCCCTTAAAATAGATCCCATGTTCATGGCTGAAACCCCTATAACTTCTTTTAGAGAAAACCATATGAACTTATTCATGTGATATTTATACAGCACCAGAAATGAAAACTCAACGCAGTGGGTAAATCTGTGTGGGGTTTCTTTTATTGCTAGGTTTAATGCAGATGTGGGTTACTGGTGGAGAGTAATTGGATTAAAAGGCATGATCTTATGAAAGAGGGTTCAACATGTCCTATTTGTTGAGATTGTCCTCTAGCCCTGTGTCTTCAGAAATGAGGATACTCCTTTCCTTGGGTATGCGGAGCATCCCTCCAATAAGTGATCTCATGACCTGCTTCACACAGGGATCAGAAATCCTTCTGAGTTTTGTAGCCTGCTTTAGAGGACCAGGGGAAAACCAGAATGATATCCTACCTCTCTTGTTATGCCAGATACTAAGGTACTGTGTTTTAGGGTTAGTATGATCTGACCAACATCACTGCCAAGTAAAATAGaggcccatttaaaaaaaataaacctagatGAAATTCACACCGGGGTAATACCCAACCTTCTAGCTTACGTTATTTCTCTTACCTGTGGGGTCTTTTTTCATACCTGTTTTAAGAAGTCAAATCTTAAATGGCCTTATTTTTGAttctcttattatattttagtttattttatgtgtattaatgttttgcctttatgtatgtctttgtattgTATGTGTTTctggtgcccatgaaggtcagaagagggagtcagatcccctggcactggcgTTTCAGACCTTTGCAAATAACcatatgggcactgggaacccaaaccagctcctctggaagagcagcaaatgctcttaaccactgagcccgtCTCTCCGGCTCCTTTAAgtgactttaaaataataatgctcTAGGTATTATCTTCTTCATCGACTCCTGAAGAAACTCCCCAAAGTGCCCAAGAAGAGCTGGACAGCCACAGCTGTGCCTTTGTTTatagctcttctctcttctctgtcctctccttcttTGCTGTCCCTCCCACAGCTGCCCAGACTCTGCTTTTGAAGACACACTTGACTTCAGAAAAGTTAGACCATGCCATAGATCTCTGCTCTCTCTGAAGCAGGCTAATAGAGATAATGGACCCTGTGGGAGagaagaagccagaggaaaaGTGAGATTCCTTGACATACTTGAAGGAATTATTGACAAGGTTCACCAAACTCTAGttagcagagaagaaaggaagaaagaaagagaaagaaagaaagaaagaaagaaagaaagaaagaaagaaagaaagaaagaaagaccaagcCACAGACGTTAGCCACCAGATCCTTTGTGTAATCAATGAGCTAGGAGAAGCAGGTTTGTGGGACTTTGGTGGGCAGGGGTCAGAGAAAGGGGTAATTTTAAAGTCTTCCTTAGAACACTTACCGAAGACACTACATAAATTCCTCGGGTACTTGAAACTATTAATGGAGACTAGACTCATGGAAAGCTGTTAGCATTCGCTCACGGGATAGAAATGGAACAGTGAATGAATTACAGCTAAGTGAGGGAAAGTCGATATCGGTCATTTTGTCTGGGTTAGAAAGCTAAGTCTGTAAACGCCACTGTGGAAGAAGCCAGAAAGGACTTAGCAGAAATCCCCTCTTCTCGTCGGGCTCCTCGTCTTACTACAGACAGACCCGAGACAAGCTGCTCTCTCCATTTCCCTAATTTCAGCGGATATTTCGGTGCAGGGTGTTTGGGTGTTTGGGGGTCTTTCTTGTGCGTGGCTTATCATACACAGGATTTTAGGGTAGGAGGACATCTGCCGACCTGTCTCCTCAAAGAGGAATCCGCTCCAGTGACCTGAAGACTAAAGCTAAATGGTGTTCTTCCAGAGATTGGTTCAAGcccagtggcacatgcctgcaattccagtatTCAAGCAGGAGTTTAAGACCAACTTTAGCAACATAATGAAACCccagattacaaaaaaaaattacccaaatTTATAaccacttttctttttaactattattttatgtgtgtgtgtacatagtgtgtgtgtgcacatatgtggggggggggtatatagggtgcccgtgtgtgtgtgtgtgtgtgtgtgtgtgtgtgtggtatgtagtgtgtgtatggGATGTAGTGTATGTGCTTGTCCTTGTgggtgcccatgtgtgtgtgcggtatgtagtgtgtgtgtatgtgtgcttgtccATGTAAAAGCTAGAAGCTGACACCAGGATGTCTTTGCTCAGTCacttctccatcttattttttgagacagcatctctcactgaatcaGCACGCACAAATCAGGCGTTCCTGCCTCCTCACGCCCcactaggattacagacagtGCCCCcgccttctttttttcccctggttGGAAGGAGaaggaacccaggtcctcatgcctgaACAGTAGTCAGGTCATCCAGTGAGATGCTCCCATCAGTCCCCTAGACTCTCTTTCTAGAGAGTAACCAGACTGgccagaaggaagacagaaaggttCCAACTAAAAATTAGCGCTGGCCTCAGCTCTCAGCCTTCCTCTGCGGCTGGAGTGGACAGGAGATGCTGAGCGACTGATGAAGGTTCTACCACCGTTCTTCACAAGGCCACGTGGTTCAGAAAGTGAATGAGTCATCTTCATCCCAAAGTACAAAAATAACATAGATCCCATCTAAGGCATCAGAACAAACACATAGTGAGCATCCTCCTAGGTAGTCTGTCTTTGTCACAGTTGTCgttgttaaaaacaaaagcttttttACATGGAAAGAATTGTATCTTcttaatctttcttccttttgactCTAGACCAGAGAATTAGTTGGGCTTTGTGTAAATTCTAGTCTTAAGAAGCAAATCCTTtcaccgaaaaaaaaaaaaaaaaaaaatatatatatatatatatatatatatatatatatatatatatatatcttgcttGGAGGATCCCACGCTCAGCTGCTGGGTAGAAAGAGCTATCTGGAAAATATGCAAAGACAGTATTTTAGTTCACTGCAGCTGATTCCAGACACGCATGGGGGTGGCTTGATTTCACCGAGCCATAGTATCCTATAGGAAATCTATTCTTTCATGACGTAGTTTCCATCCTTTTTCCTAAGCTTCCAAACAAGCTCCTAGCTTTGTTTACTTCCCCTGAAAATGACACGTACACAGAGGAATCACTTTTTAGCAAGGTATTCAAAAATGTGGTTTGTAAAAGCCAAGTGTCAGGTTGATGCCACTGTACAAAGATCTTTGTCTTTAGGAACTAAAACGCTAGCTGTGGTAAGAGTCCTAGCAAAGCCATCTCCCGGTGACACACTGTAGGTTTGCCTGCACCTCCAGGGTTATATGCACCAGTTGTCATCTTCCTGGGCTGCCTTTGAAGCTGTAAGGGTTTTGCACTTCAAAGGGGTACCAAGACAATAACAGGGATGAAGATGCCCAATCCAGGAGGTGTTAGACATAGGTTACGAGCCTAAATGGTTTTCTGTTGCACCATCGAAATCTTCTTTCACCAAAAGATGAAGACGAGGCAGAGAGCACATTGTATCATTAATTTGCGAGGGGCGTATAACAAGCAGCAGTGATATCTACCGCTTTGTAATGAATGTGGCAGAAACAAACTTCGGTTCCCTTGGTGCAACCGCTTCAAGTTTACCCTATGTGTCTTTCTCAGGACTCTTTACCATGGCCAAATGAGCCTTCTACTCCTCCAGCTGCATGAGCAGGAGTTGAATAGTTTCTGGGCTATGTACTAAATCAACATTTCTAGTTAAAATGTATATGCTCCAATAAAAACAGCAAGTTGACTTCATGCTTTCGTACAATCTTCTGTATTTAAAGTCTTCAACTTAAAAAAGCAAGCAGTAACCAACAGTGACACCCGAAAGAAAACCTGAAATAGCTCTTAAGAAAGCCATGCAGAGTCCACCAGACATAAGTAAatactttgcttctgttttctagtCCCCTTTTTGTTTGGTTACCATGGTGACCTGTTTGTGTGGGGTAACTTGGAATGTATAAGAATTTGCTGCAGCTGAATGCCTTGTCCTATCTGCCAGTATGATAGGCAGAATTTCAAAGTAGACAGAAATAAAAGAGGGGGAAGGGCATTCATTGGTGGTGTGGACAAAACTGGTAtgttatttggaaaataataataataaataataataatgtagctCACTATCTTTGCAAAGTATTTTCAGAGTTGCTATGGAGAGTCTTCTCCAGGCCGTGATTCCTTCTGACGTCCCGTGGCCTGTGATTCTGCCCTTTCTTGGCCTTCTGAACTACTCCTCAGCTATGACACATCCTTTCCTTTAGTCTCTGTTTCTGatgtgtcaaatgcttttttgagCCTGCCAGAATCCTTCCCAACAGGAACAGCATCCTGATGTCGAGGCAGTGTGGCTGAGCAAACTCCGGAAGGGGTGTTAGATGCATTGATTGTGGTCTTGACTCAGGGCAATTAATTGTGCATCATTTAGAGAAGATTCATTATAATTAGTTTATGTTATCTATAGTGTTTAACCTTTTATCTATAATATTTAACCTACATGTGTTTATTATTATATCCTGAGTTCAAATGATTCAACTCTATCTCAGGCAATAGTAATAAATGGATGATTAAGATAACTCTGATGCTCAGGAGACATCACTTTGATACAGGCTCTCaaactataaattttaaaaccCTGGTTGGACAGGCAGATAGTAGACTGTTTCTAAGATGAACAGAGAAGGCCAGGTAGATGTTTGTAGTTACGAGCCTCAGTGTGTGCTTAAAACCCTGCTTAGCCACGTCACTCATGAGTAAGCAGGGCAGAGCTACCACAGTGGCTCAGCTAGATCTGGACTCAGGATTACAGAATAGCTGTTTGCTTGGTGTATCCTCACCTATTAAAGTTTAGTTCTATCACTAGACATACCAAATGGGTTCAAATCTCAGCCATTGTTTATAATCCGAGAGGATCTAAATCCTTCTCCATCCACAGCTATCACTGCGAGCGCATTAAGCCTGTCTTCAGCCTGCTGGAGGCGGCTAGTCATCGAGGCTACTTTAACACCTCCAAGAATAAGAGGCCATACTCCAAAGCTGCCCGTCCACATCCAGACAACTCTAATTGTTAGGTAGTTCTTTTGTACACTAACACCAAATTCCTCCTGTGGACAATAGCCTCAGGCTAGAATTACTGTCTTGACAAAGTTTAGAATTCTCTACCTCTAAATATATGCCAATTCCTTGAGTTCTTCTTCAAAAATCACCCCAAACCAAACACAATTCTTTTCTCTGACTGATCAAAGTAGTATTACCTTCATAATTAATTCAGCCATAGTTAATTCATAATTAATTCAGGTTACATCCTGATTAGGGCTATATGCTGGAGATGCAATGATAATTAGACATCTGTGATTTTTAAGAAGCCTGTGGTCTACAGAACAAGCCAAGAATATCCCTAAATATGTTAAACCAAAGGCCCATAGTCTACTGGTCTCCAGACTGAGGTATGTGAACTATACAAGGTGCATAAGACAATCCATTTAGGTAAACTATTAGTACtgatactttttgttttattttaaaagttgataCAAGAAGATTATGACATGTTACTAACATGTCATTTGCATTGCCAATGGCAACCTCAACAGATGTGTCAAACTGTTGCCTGATATATGCAGTAACCAAAGCATCCTACTAGAAAAGTGTAGAGCCAGCTAGTTCCCCGTCAACTCGTCAAGCTCATTATGATCATGACATGTTGTTTTTATAGTGCCAATAAAATGATGGCGTGGattatattacttaaaacacGTGTCTCAAATGGACAGCAAGTATAAAAGATTTCATCAGAGGTATGCCAAGCTGCAGAGAACTCAGAGATAAGCAGATGGGAACTGGGAGAAAAGGCTTGGTTGATCTGTGCACTGTTCCGTCTCCACAAGGTAAAGGTGCTAGCAACTGAGCTCTGCCAGGTAACTGACCACAATTCCAGCTATGAAGAGGACTACCTGAAATATGTGTCTACATGTGAGCAGTGAAGACTTTACAATCCCTAACTGAATTtgataaaaattcagaaatttcTTGCACaagatttttacttatatttttggttgtgagcctagcctttaatggctgagccatctctccagcccaagatttttacttaatagtaaaaataataataataataataataataatatagctttgaccaaaagcaacttggaaagggtttatttggcttatacttccaggtcataaTCCATCACTGGGGGACCTCATAGGACAGCGCCATAATGAAATGCATGACGTAGGCTGTCTGCAAGACATGTTTGAGAAAAGGTGAAGCCAGTGAATGTGATGTGTGGGACTGActttatggaaaagaaaactctTCAGTGACATAGGAAGTTACCTTAAAAACCTTATTATTATTCAAGGGTTCTGGCTGGGATCCcgtggtacagcacttgcctgGGCTGAGGCCCTGGGTCCAACCTCTAGCCctgcaaaaaagcaaaaaagaatacataaagaTTGCTCATCTCACAGAGAggaactttacattttaaactttaaaatgggTTGTATTTTTTTACAGATGAATGGCCAaagtttatttacatattttatgattACAATTGACTGttatcagatgtgtgtgtgtgtgagagagagatacagGGTGGGTGGATTAATGCACACATGTAAGTGTGTATGAGGTGTCTTCAGTTGTCTTCCTTCATCTCTAtcttattgagacagagtctcctcaTGAACCTCGCACCCATGGGTGgagctaagctggctggccagtgagctccaggcttccacctgtcttctctttcctatgctgggatcacagatgcacAGCATGCTtggcttttgtgtgggtgctcAGGATCCAAACCTGAAAAGTtagtaaacacatacacattggATAGGTGTGCTCCAGATGTTTTAGAGATAATACACACGTATATATTAGAAAAACTGAATACACCCTATCAAAAGCTTAGTACTGAGGGATGACATCATCACAtttaagtatttttgttgtttgggtttttaattgttattgttgctgttgttcttatccaagacagagtttttctgtgtagccctagctgtgctggaactcactctgtagaccaggctggcctcgaacttacagagatccatctacctttgcctcccaactgctgagactaaaggtgtgtgccacgatgCTGGCcacttacattttaaaagtatattctaGTGTTgtacatggtggcacacacccttattaatcccagaactcaagagacagaagcaggcagatggatAGAACATCGAGTTGGAGAAACTAACGCTGCAATCTTGGGGAGAGTTGGGTTAGGGAACCATGGAGACGGTCCACCAGAGAGAATCAGACCTGAACCAACACAGCAGTGATGAGGAGGAGATGGGAACTGTGGACAGAGCGCGTTGAGCTTGGGAAATCAACTGCCTATGAAGAAGGACCTGAAATCAAAGACAAAGTTCCCGTTTCAAGCCAAGTATCCTCTTTAGTGTGGGACATTCCCCAATACAGAACCTTACAGATGAAAACAGTCAATAAAAGGTGGGTTATTGGCTTGAGTTATATTTTATTAGTGCAATATAAAAActggtttatttttctctcagagGGAAAGTGAATTACATTATCTTGTTAAATCATACCAAGATTAGAAAGAACTTTTGAGTCCGGCCTTGCCAGCTCCAGTGTGGCAACATGAAACTGCTCACCCACAATCTCCTGAGCTCGCATGTGCGGGGCGTGGGCACGCGTGGCTTCCCGCTGCGGCTGCAGGCCACCGAGGTCCGCATCAACCCCGACTTTGTAGCACGGATGATCCCTAAAGTGGAGTGGGCGGCGCTTGTGCAGGCGGCAAACACCTTAAACCTGACCGAAGTACCCAAAGAGCCAACTGAAGGTTATGAACAAGACGAGACGTTTTTGAGGAAGATGCACCACGTGTTGCTTGAGGTTGATGTGCTAGAGGGCACCCTGCAATGCCCAGAATCTGGCCGTCTTTTCCCCATCAGCCGCTGGATCCCCAATATGCTGCTGAATGACGAGGAGACTGAGACGTAAACTTGTTAGCCGCCACTTTCGcattttgtgatgtgtgtgtgtcagttatATAGTCTGTTAAATAGGTGTGTGACCCTGATCTCCCCCCAGTGACTCAACAACCACCATGTACTTGAGCTCCatagtatattttttttctcattaaaggttcaaaaccaaaaaaaaagaaagaaaaaaaaaaagaaagaactcttGAACATTTCCCaggcatttttctgttttgactaCTGTTTTTAAGACAAGACTTGTTCCCCGTACCAAACCTCATATCACCTTGTTAATctatggagggtttttttttttttttggcaagaaaAGGTGTTGTGGGGAGGAAATCTCATTTCATAGCCCAAGCTGCCTCTAACTGATGATCCTCTCTCCTTGGCCCCTCAagggctgggactacaggcatctACAGCCATTCCCAGTTATCAGCTGGCTTTTCCATCTTTCCTTGGATAATGATACAGATGCCATCAAGCATGTGAGCCATGGTGTCCAAGTTGACCTAATTACAGTGGTTTCTAATTTATACTAGCTGAAACTTTTGTGTCACTGCCTTCTATCGAGTTTGTCCCTCCAGCACACTAAGTTCTGTAGCCACAACAAAAGCCGTCATATTTTCCGTCCTGTTTTAATTAGCTGGTGTCATAGTTtgtgctgagataaaacaccacGGCCACatgcaacttgaggaggaaatggtttatttggcttctacgTGTCCCTcgcagtccatcactgagggaactcGGGGCAGGAACTCATGGCAGgggcttggaggcaggaactgaagcagaggctgtggaggagagctgcttcctggcatgctcctcatggcttcctcagcttACTTTTCTATATAACCCAGGATCACCACCCACAGTGCGCTGGGCCCTCCTTtatcaaaaagtcaagaaaatgccccacacaCTTGCCTACAGACAAcctgatgaaggcattttctcaatttagatTCCCCTTCTCAGATGacctagcttgtatcaagttgaccaaaaaaaaaaaaaaaagttggtggaAGTGTTGATATTTTTGTTCTTATAGTTATATTGGATTCAATTTACCAACATACTTAATTCTATTGCTAATTTCAATAACCTGCTTGTTGTCTTATGTTTTCTGTGAAAATGGAATGTCACATTATCCTcaacactacaaaaaaaaaaagagagaggaaaagaggaaagaagagaaagagggatagAAGgataaatgaagaaaggaaggagggagggatggggggatccGAGAATAGGGACTGGGCGTGCAGTTTAACGGTAGAGGGTTAATCTAGCTTGTACCTGCTCCTGGAGTGTATCCCTAGctctgaagaaagaaagggaaagaaggaaggatggaaggaaggagagaggcagggttaTCTGAGAATAATGACAGTATTCTCCCTCCCGGGCTTGTGTGTTTTCTATCACGCTGCCTTGCTCGGTCGGCAAGCACAGTTACTTTTTCAAGGATTCACAGACTGCACTCTCGTGAATTTAGTTTCAGCTGATAACGAAACCACAGATCACAGCTGATAAGCCAGTTTCTGGTCTCCTTTTGGGAAAATATCTACTGAGTTTTCTAgaacctctctttttttttctcaatatcatttttaaagaattctcaGCCTAAACATTTTCAGAACTTTCTAAAGGCAATCCTGAGGTAATGTTAAGTGGTAAATGACTTGAGTTGCCTCAGAGAAAGATTCAGGCAAAGCCCTGGATAATGCTGGAGAAAGGTAATCAATGAAGTGTCATTGGAATTAAAGTAGCTGTGCAGAggctaaatatatttatttcaactCTAATACGGCTTTGCTCCCATCGGCACTGACACTAACGCTTAGAGTGGACCTCTCGGATACTGTAGGTGGGAAGACCACAGAGCTGCAGAGGCAACGGTGGTTCTGGTAAGATGCCAAGTAGCATATAAGGATGTAAAGCCCTGAAGCTCAAGTTCATCCAAAATTAAATCAGCAGATGGTGCCTGATTTGTAGCTTTCTCATGAGGGAAGAGGCACCCTAACTTTACTGGGCAATAATTCTGTCACTTTCGAAAGCATTCAATCCCTGACCAATTGAAAATGCTTCCAGAAGGAGCATGCTTGGCCATTCCATGGACATCACACATTTGTTTACTGGTCAATTATAGTAA
This window contains:
- the LOC119820022 gene encoding multifunctional methyltransferase subunit TRM112-like protein, with the translated sequence MKLLTHNLLSSHVRGVGTRGFPLRLQATEVRINPDFVARMIPKVEWAALVQAANTLNLTEVPKEPTEGYEQDETFLRKMHHVLLEVDVLEGTLQCPESGRLFPISRWIPNMLLNDEETET